TTTTAAATTGAcaacacaaaaattacaaatgtaaaTCACACATCATCAACCTGACTTCGATCTTGTatgtattaaatatatgaataaaagtttagtattattatattaattgaatcataagaaacaattaatattttaaatttaaccacatgcattttttcaaattgacaacatatatttaagaagtttttatcttttatctctaCTTCATTCtaaacaatttttaatctttatattcCAAATTCATAATagttaatttagaaaaatgcaCTGTTTGAAATTTACAACACACAATTCAGAAATTCTTATATTCCATCTCCATTTTATCCcgaccaacctccaatctccagatttttttcaaatccacaatATCTAATATAGAAACATGCATTGTTTCAAATCCATAAGACACAATTGAGAAATTTCTATCCTACATCTCTATTTCATCTcaaccaacctccaatctcgatattttttcaaatctataagacacaattgagaaatttccatcttctatctccatttcatcccaaccaacctccaatctccatattttttcaaattcacaataCATAGTTTAGAAACATGTACTGTTTGAAATTCACAATACacaaatcatattaattgaATCATAAGAAACAACCTCTGATCTCCATATTTTATTCcgaccaacctccaatctccatatttttttcaaatctataaTATCTAATATAGAAACATGCATTGCTTCAAATCCATAAgaaacaattgagaaatttcCATCTTCCATCTCAATTTCATCCCAACCAACCTTCAATatccatattttttcaaatccataagacacaattgagaaattttcatcctccatctccatttcatcccaaccaacctccaatctccatattttttcaaatccacaatACACAATTTAGAAACATGTACTGTTTGAAATTCACAACACACAAATCAAAATTTCGCATCATGCATCTCTATTTCATCCCGACCAATCTCTAAtctccaaatttcaaaaaaacataagaaatctaaagaagtgaaaaagataattttttataacaaataagatatgattttaagcaATAAAATTATACCGTCATTGCTGGTATAGACTTTAAGGTTTCGgcaatttctgatatttttattaatggattGGTAGAACTGCCTGAAGTTGACGCGCCTGTTCTATTCAAATTTTTGGCAATTATTTCTTCAAGTAACGAATTGTTTTCTGTTGTCCTGAACATTTGAATTAATAGATAAAGTCAAACatttaaataagaagaaatatatattaaatataataaatcaagtTAAACATATAATTTACCATGTACGTAATGAAATGGCAGATGCAAGAAAGGGTTGAATAGTGAAAATACCTGTAGGTCGCGATGATAATGATAAGCCTATATTATAgacatgtataaataaatatataaatgtaagataaataattaataagaatgttgatattaagaaaaaaataccattatacGAAGAGACTATGATTTTTTTCCCAAGAATAATTGGCTTTTGCATAATAACATTACAAATTTCAGGGCATTCATCATGAACAAATTTGTTCCACATTGCCAAACGTAGAACCTttaaactacaaaaaataaaaacaatgttagattcacaataataagaatattataagatattaaagtaaaaattttatcaatataaaaatgtatatattcATACCTTGAATCGATCACATATATGTCTTGTACCAATGATTTTCCATGGCTTGTGTTAACCTCTCTTGGTGCATTTGTGTTAATTGCTATTGCcaaaatatctaatttataaacttctcattattattattttgtaataagagaaacatataaagatattgatatatttatattatacgtACCTACTTCGGCATCTTTATCCTTGTACATATCAAGTTGATTTAAATGAACAATATTATAATCTGGTGGTTTAAGCGATGATTCGTCGTATTCAATATTTTCGACAATGGTTCGAGAATTAATTATCCACTGAAGCTCATATGCCTCCCTTCTATGTCTTGCATCTAATGGTTTGACGAAGGCATTAGCAATGTAGTAGGATTGGTATACATTCAGCGTGTCATCACGTAAGTCAATGTCTTTTCCAAAAATGACTGCTTGCACATGATTtccctataaaaatataaaaataaaatttatttgtttaattttaaatcacaaataaaacaatgataaGTAATGAAATGGACTTTTTTCATACCTCAACATCCATGAGtaccaaattttgatattttgtaggAGAATTTTGAGCTACACGTTTTGGTGACTTCTCAGcaacaatcattttattttccagTTTCTGATATTTTGAGTGATATCTTTAACAGATTTATAGATGGTCCGCATGTTTGCTGcaaataaaattgagaaaattaagaaatattaatacataacataaaatctataatattaataaaacaaatgagcaagtttatgaataataataacgTTAAAAGGATCTAGACACTTACATTATGTCACAatgaatttgttaatttcaagaaatttctatatacaatattttttgtataatttatttcacaaaCAGTACTTGATGTTGGTCTTATAAGCAATTTTGCTGAATCAGAAGTTCTAGCTCTCGATAGTGCAACATACAATTGGccatgtgagaaaacaggttccggtaaatatattccaacataatttaatgtttgtccttgtgatttatttattatcattgcaaaactcaatctaataggaaattgtgttcttttaaaTGGGAAGCCATTAGGTTCATTTGTTTCTGGTAAAATTGGAATTCTAGGTATAAAAACCCTTTTACCACTGTAGTGGCCAGATGAAATCTGTGCGTCAATCATATTACGACTAAAATTACAACATGTCAACCGTGTTCCATTACATAAACCTTCTGAAAgattaatatttctaaataaCATAATAggacaatttttcttaagtaacaATTCATGCGGTGGTAATCCGTTCGgtgttaatgtatttaaaaaatcttccaTAATTTCCTGTTCAGATACATCAACTGTCTCGTCAAAACTATAATAACGTACTATATCGCCAGGGAATCTGTCAATGAGAATAGCATTTATTTCGTCGACTGATAGATTTTTTAGAGTTAGTACAGCCCGATTTGCCATCTCtgttaaattgtttgaatagttTGACATATTTCCATAAACAATGTCTAACAAAGAATTTAGAGATTCAACCTCGTTGTTATAACGGATAATCATTTGTTCTGGAATCTTGATATTTTCATCGATTGTTATTGAAGCATTGCCATTGCCAACTTCGATTAGATATTGTGAGAAATTAGGATCTAATCTAGCTCTCatattttctgttaatttgatttttttcaagataGACCATATGTAAGAAGAAACCAAACTTGCATcaatttgttgttcttttgtacTCTTACGAATTACAGGTAATACCTGCCGAAAGTCTCTACCAAAAACAATAACTTTGCCACCAAAAGGGAGATCTATATCATTTATGTCTCGTAACATTTTGTCCAATGCTTCTATGGAATATTTTGTAGACATAGGTGCTTCATCCCATATAATCAACTTTGCAAGACGTAACAATTTAGCAAGACTTCCTTGTTTAATGACATTACAAGTGCTATCTTTATCTGCATTTAATGGAATCTTAAATCTTGAGTGTGCTGTTCGTCTCCCAGGTAAGATTGATGCAGCAACACCCGACGATACAGTTGCAAGtgctatcatattttttaatctgattGTAGCTAGAAGTGCTTTGTACAAAAAAGTTTTACCAGTACCAGCAGGACCGTCAATGAAAAATGTAGTAGATTCATTTGACAATAAGGTTTGTAGTATCAAATCATAAGCGTTCTTTTGTTCGGAATTTAAGGAATTTGATGCAAGTAAGTCTTCTTTTGGAATTGTGACAGTTCGCTCGTCATCAATTTCTCTATTGATAAATTCTTCAACATTGTAAAATGTATCAACAGGAGCAAAatgatacatatttatattttttcccatAGATTCAAGTGTGGAAGCAATATTTTGCAAAACCATTCTTCTAACATTTTCTGATGGTATGTTTGTTGCAAGAAAATCTGtagacatttctttttcaaatagttCCCATAGTTGTTTTGGATTTGTAGGattgcaatatgctaaaattatTGAGAAAAGACGTCTTAAACTATTTGGTATTTGATATAGACAGGCTTCTTCTAAACAATCTTCTAGACTGCTATCTTTATCTAACAAACCATGTGAAGTAGCTGCTTCGCGATATGTTGGTAGGACAACGTTATTAACTGTTCTTAGTTTTTCAAACGATGTTGGTcctcttatatgatttaataGTATTCGTAAATAATATCTTTCGCCTTCAAATGGATTAGCTGTAATAATTCGACCTAtaacaattttcttctttcttggagtCCAGATTTTATATTCTGgattccaaacaaatttttctGGAAATTCTCTATATAACAAATTTCGTGCATTTTTGTCGATttgatttctataaaaaaattgtgttaacaTTGATCTATTCGATAGACCTGAGTTTAAGACAGTGTTTAGATTTTGATGTGCACGAAAAGATACTAAATGTTGATTCTCAAGATGTAAATGCAAACTATAAACGgatggatacatttcattaagtgTGAAACCATATATCCTCCACATTGCTTCCGGTGGAGTAATCCATCTacctgtttgaaattgtttaatttcatcaatttgttcattattttcttcattcgtAATATTGAAAGCAATGCGATCATGTcctttatagatatatttatataaatatttaacagATTTAATTGTAGAACAGATCTCAACGTTAATATGACAGTTGTATTTGGAAAGAAGGTATGGATTGTACGGAACGACCCATCGATTGTCTAAATTTTGTCCTCTAATTTTAGCAGTGATTCCGTTGTTACGACGCCTATACAATGAAAAACAATCTGTTCCAACAGTTGTTGTAGGTGCAAATTCTTTAGgatattgatttttacaaatgccattttttttcatacatacatTGCTTGGATTCAATATTCCACAAGGACTATGCATCATATGTTTAACTACAGCCTTATACAAGTGTAAATTACTTGTTCTATCAGGTATTTCTGctgaaacaatttcatcaaaagttttagGGGTATAAATTTTCCAATCTCTCTGAAGTATAATTAGGAAATGAACATGTGGTAAACCTCTTTTTCGATGTTCAATAGTGTAAACATAGGCTACAATTTTGCcaaaaatttgttgtttgaacagATCAATTTTTAGGTCTTCTAATTTTACTCTAAAGGTTCTTGCGATTAAATCAGGACGATTTTGAGCATCTTCATGTGGATTTAgttgttctaaaatttcattccaatttggattgcatgtcatagttaagaaaatgtcaGGTTTGCCGAAATGTTgaactaaagccattgcttccatatatcttttacGCATATatcttggacctccaataaaagatAAAGGTAAGATAATGCGTTTTCCAATTTTGGAAGCATTAATTTCTCCAATCGAAATACTATCTACAATGCCTTGATATACATCTGAtctaatttcatgttgttttgaacgaaaataatataatcttgATGTTTCTATCTTAATGTAcatgtcaacaacaaattgttgtaACAAACGaccagataataataaaattgatctatATGTATCTCTCATTTGTAGTCTAAAACAATAGTATTCCCGACAAGAAACTGTAggcaatttcttcttttttttcatgacTATTTGTTCAACCCGAAGAAATTCTTCTGCACTATTTGAATGTTCAATATGATGGGATTCTAATGTTTGGGTGTTTAATGATATCGTTCCTCTTTCGATTTTCTTGATTCCTTGATGCCAACCCGAATCACCGAAAGGAAACAGTAGTGGATATTGTAAAGGATCATaacaaccaaaataatattaaacaatatgACTACCACCTGTTTGGTTGAAGACAATAATATCTCTGCCTTTTTGTTCAGTAGATGTGTCAGTTTCTATCCATATAGCTGCAACTTGTGATACTGAGGGAGCATTATAAACACGCTGATCTAAATCAACATTTGATCTTATACGAATTGTATGGTTTTCAAGATTTGGAATGTTGTTGAGCATTCGGAAGAAGTGACAGTATGGATTAACATTAAGTATAGTCATCAACTTAGCAATGATAGAAGAATCCAATCTTTCTGCATTGTCTATACGGTTGTTTAGCTCATGTTCAGTGTCATAGAAATACAATTGTAAATATGAAGGATGTCCATCTTCAGGGATTAAATTGTTAATGTAGTGATATATTTGTCCTTGAACTCTAAATGTGTAAATTCCTCTGTTCCTTCTACATAAGTCTGtatcaaatttaactccaaaagacGTGAAAgcaaatttattattgtatgtacGTGCATATGTACGGAAATTTTCGGACTCAGTCGAATCAAAAGTAAACAATTGATAAAGCTCGTCTAAAGTTTGATTACAAGTCAACGCTATTGTCCCGTCAGCACAACAGAAGCCATTTGGCTCATGATAAAATCTTCTTGCTCCACAATATTGACATGAAATAACTGATGGTAGATGATTTAGCTtcaaaaatatgattttcaatACTTGTCTAAAACAAGTATTCCTTGTTGGAACACTGACAATACTGTTAGAAATAGAAGTCCTTAGCCTTTCCAGACCAGATCTATTTCTATTCATAGTATCATCAAAACAGTGAGTGTTTGAAGAAGATCCAATTTCTCTTATAGAAACAATTTCATCATCCCTTGAAgtataagataaattataatgagatattgtttctatttgatttctcttattttgattttctttcaactCAGCATACCTTTGTCTCTTCTTTCGAcgtatttcttctttcttctcctctgATTGAGTACCgtaccaatatttttttggaacatgttcttcatattcttcataatataattttaaagaatgttagatacaaattaattaaaaaagtcttaatacaaattgaatttttttaaataagattgaCCTACCAGTTGGCATTTTTATGACAAGATAGGAATATCACAGCAATGTTACAAACTAATAAGAAACCAATAATAATTTGtcaaatatgtaaatataaaaagcaCATAAAGAAGAttcgaaaaaataaatagtacaatattctttgtagaaataaatacattaaatatataaaatataaaaataacatttatttgtataaacaatattaatacataccTGGAGATAGGGGCAAATAAAAAGTCAGTGGAAATAGAGCCAAACAACGAACAGCAAGACAAGCATAAAGTGACAAGATCAAAGTGCTtgttataaagaaatatattatataaaatcacataattattttaataatacattGTACTTTGTTAAATAAAACTGCActaatatattagaatataatctattaatatttttttatttaaattcaattataaCAAGTGATTATCTAACCGTCACAAACATAAACAACTATATAATAAGACAAATTTGTAAGATTGGAAGATAGAGGGATTGGGTGATCTTacaatcatcttatttttaaactacttttttttctttttcttctatttttttttttgcaattataaATAGACagatttatgtttatatttttagaattttttttttgtttacaataaatattatatacaggATCTGCATaatgtttataactataatacaatGACTTACAAGAACCAAGTCACAACTTTGAAAAGTATGCGGCCGACTTTTACAATCATCGAGCATCCCAACCTAGTTATCAAAGTAACTAAATGGATTTTGTTCTTGATCTTTGCCGTGCCTATTCACATTATAGTTCGACATGTTGGTTGAATGaataaccatatatattttagatgtgAAGCGTATTTTGAAGTATATGATATGGTTATATAACTATTTATTCAGTCAATCTGTTGAACTTTGGTATGAATAGGCATGACGAAAAATAGGAACAAAACTCATTCAGCTGCTCTGATAGCTAGGTTGGGATGTTCGACAATCATAAAAGTCGGCCGTATACTTCTCAAAGTTGTGACCTGGTTATTGTAGGTTtttgtattatagttataaatatcatgcaaatcatgtgtataatatttattgtaaatagtaaaaaaattttaaaaatatagacataaatctatctatttatacttaaaatttctatgttatggTTATCAAGTAGTCAATCTGAATCCTAAGTTGAAGTCTGAGatgttaatgttattttttagacATAAAGTTACactaacatattaaaatataatttgttaatattttttatttgaattcaatTATAATAAGTGACTAACTAACtgtcaggaaaaaaaaataactacataacagtaataaaatttgtgagatcacaaataaaaaatgtgtaatatcctaaattttttttcttttgtttctatatatatatattttttttctatagttttTATTCGTATAACAATAGTTGttaaataagttttaaataatttaatcatataattatttaacacatgaaaacatatgaaaaattgATTACTCATCAATCcacaaaaaacaacaaaacgaTAACCtagatttatataatttcttaattttaaatattagcGAATAgagtttcatttatattttaagtttttattttttatcataaaaaattaacatttgttatgtataaaatattgataatcaCAACATATAAATCTTTACTATAAATGGAATacatatttatgtttatgtttttaaaacttattttcttatttacaaTACATATCATAGACATGATTTGTataatgtttataattataatataacaataataaagaacaataaatgaagaacaagaacaaaaaaacctgtaaaaaaaaaattataatagactatatatttttatatcatgaagttttataattatattagtaaaatttatatggataattttattaataatattaattttattagttttttttatttttttgttcaattaaaggcccaaaagaaaaaagaagaagaaaatcagcCCCACAAGCCCAGCCGAATTAGCACCCCAAGTGacccaaaacggcgccgttttcaGCACACTCCATAACACCCATCCCAGACTtagaacggcgtcgtttttacaaaaagaaaaccctaagtCTACGAGTAGCCCTATAAATACATCCTTAtcagttttgcattttcatttcCGCCGCTTTCCAGAtacttcttctcctctctctcgttctctttcttttcctcacctttcttcttctctgtCTCTTTCCGTCTacactttcttttattctcttatcttcttctcaacAAAAGAACAAGATATGcctaaaaaattttaactttctcCCGTCTATGGATCTgatcttgattttttattttttatttttttctttctttgcatgTCAGTACAATATATCCAAGGGCCTATTCCGGATTTCCATCAGAAGGCGAGGCTCCAAGTGAGAAAAGGAACTTCATCGCGACATGGtctgtaggttttttttttcctgcaaatggttttatttttttggcttttccgtttctccatttttttctctatagatCTGAACAGATCTTCACATATTTGAAAAGCTCCTGTTCAGATATGAATGgtctatttttttgggtttatctTTATAGATCTAAAATAGATCTGAGcgggtttgttttgtttttcttttcgtGTTCAGATCTGAGTGAGCTCATTCTGTTCTtccctatttttttattttttcattttatttttttctgtttgacctttattttgtttattttttctatattttctgttatgtttgtaaaagttttgatttttttgttctgattttatctaaatttttatttcaggATGATTCCgctcttctctattttttctttgttttgtttctctcttttttctggcacttttttctttccataaatCTCAACAGATGTTCGAATCTTTCAAGATATTGTCTTCagatttcattgtaatttttttttctcctaattagtctttattttattttacttttttctgtttgatctttatcttgtttattttttctatattttctgtTGTGCTTgttaaagttttgatttttttgttctgttttgtaaAGATCTGCATCTACGTATGCCAACGTTTTTAATGCTTggaaatttttatgtttgataCATATTTAACATACctattacatgttatgagttttggCTTAAATCTTTagatttttaagtattaagtcTGGAAATACTTAAAAAGAAAGTGTAAGCTATTCAACCAAAAAATTCTCGACATGTTATTTATATGTGTTTTACATATATGTCTTTTAtgttatgtatatgcatgttatGAATGTAAAACTAACTGTCATGATGTTATGTGTCTACATTAGAAATCATGTTATGAGTTTTGGCTTAAACTTTTGGAAAATGTAGAGCTAATTCTGTGACGATGTTATGTGTCtacaatataatttatgttatgagttttggcTTAAAACTTTTGGAATTTTAAGTGTTTAGTTtggaaatacttaaaaaaaaagtgtagaatATTCAACCCGAGAACTGTTGACATGTTATTTATATCTCTCTTACGTATATCTCTTTTAtgttatgtatatgcatgttatgaatatgaaaGTAATTCTGTCCTGATCTTATGAgtttacaatataattttactaaactGTAATTAATCCTTTCTATAATCATAAaagacataaattttttttcacatccataactatttactattttatgaaagcaaaaaaaaaaaaaaaaattcataaaaaaaaaagtgtagaatATTCAACCCGAAAATTGTTGACATGTTATTTATATCTCTCTTACGTATATCTCTTTTAtgttatgtatatgcatgttatgaatatgaaaGTAATTCTGTCCTGATCTTATGAGTCTACAATATAATTTTGCTAAACTGTAATTAATCCTTTCCATAATCATGAaagacataaatattttttcaaatccataactATTTACCATTTtatgaaagcaaaaaaaaaaaaattcataattaataaaacataaaaccaaACGAAGAGCATACCgaatttaatttgaaatccGAAAGGCAAGCAACAAACTCTGACAGCAAATTGTAAATCCAGAAGCAAGAAGTAGATTTTGGTAATTTAGAGCAACGAGAAGAGTAGAAAATGTGACGGTGACAATTGCTTTTATAGTAAACCGCAAGCggtgggaaaaaaataaaaaattgaatttgataaCAGCTTGGAAAGTGGTGGGAAACTTGAAGAAGTAAATTGGCAAAACAggataacaacaaaaataaattggcAAAAAATAGTGTGCGGCAAAAAAGTGAAATCCAGAACGTACGAGAGTAGAgattaaaatagaaaagaaacgtaaacatatttaaaacaagataataACGAAAATAATTGGGCAAAATTCACTCGGCAAAAACAGAGAGTacgaatttaaaatatatagatggTGTAGgataaaatcagaaaaaatagTGTACGACAACTGCCAAAAAAGTGAAATCTAGAACGTACAAGAATAGAgatcaaaatgaaaaagaaatataaacatatttaaaacaggataataacaaaattaattggGCAAAATTCACTCGGTAAAATCAGAGACAATACGAACGTAAAATATATAGATGGTAAAGGATAAAATCGGAAAAAATAGTATACAACAGCTGCTTATTGCCGCTTAttacatataagatatatacatacacacatataaatgagcatatatattattttgctTATTTGTATCTTTCTTGATAAGTACATGTGAGGAGGACCAACAGAAAAGACCGTACGTGTTTGGCCAAAATAACAAGCAGGCCGAACGTGTCTTTTCCTTTCCGGCCGGTCTTCACATTTTGACTTGGAGACGATATATCCATTTCGAAATGTCGTTAAGCTATTGGATTCTGGTACAAGTTGGGCACAATTGAAT
Above is a genomic segment from Juglans microcarpa x Juglans regia isolate MS1-56 chromosome 1D, Jm3101_v1.0, whole genome shotgun sequence containing:
- the LOC121246852 gene encoding uncharacterized protein LOC121246852; amino-acid sequence: MSTDFLATNIPSENVRRMVLQNIASTLESMGKNINMYHFAPVDTFYNVEEFINREIDDERTVTIPKEDLLASNSLNSEQKNAYDLILQTLLSNESTTFFIDGPAGTGKTFLYKALLATIRLKNMIALATVSSGVAASILPGRRTAHSRFKIPLNADKDSTCNVIKQGSLAKLLRLAKLIIWDEAPMSTKYSIEALDKMLRDINDIDLPFGGKVIVFGRDFRQVLPVIRKSTKEQQIDASLVSSYIWSILKKIKLTENMRARLDPNFSQYLIEVGNGNASITIDENIKIPEQMIIRYNNEVESLNSLLDIVYGNMSNYSNNLTEMANRAVLTLKNLSVDEINAILIDRFPGDIKLENKMIVAEKSPKRVAQNSPTKYQNLVLMDVEGNHVQAVIFGKDIDLRDDTLNVYQSYYIANAFVKPLDARHRREAYELQWIINSRTIVENIEYDESSLKPPDYNIVHLNQLDMYKDKDAEVAINTNAPREVNTSHGKSLVQDIYVIDSSLKVLRLAMWNKFVHDECPEICNVIMQKPIILGKKIIVSSYNGIFTIQPFLASAISLRTWTTENNSLLEEIIAKNLNRTGASTSGSSTNPLIKISEIAETLKSIPAMTNQSKSMKNSASGTMIKLTASNYSLWKSRMENLLNYKDLSDPLEDEGKKPDEFTDQVWKKMHNKTIGQIRQ